One Gordonia sp. SID5947 genomic region harbors:
- a CDS encoding cytochrome P450, which translates to MQSAKKTFQAGLGALSKAYPSKPRALAEPPAGSGLKPVMGDPGMPLLGNTLESLADPLASAMKRYDKYGPVSWSGSLNMNIVTLVGPEAIECAWMNRQKAFSSEEGWEPMIGPFFRRGIMLMDFDEHMHHRRILQQAFTRPRLNGYLDIMTPHIEKTLANWEVGKGFPMYSRTKDLTLSLATEVFVGASLTEGEAHRLESAFEAAVRGGQALIRADVRDWTWARGLRGREALQQYFRSEIGARRAGDGGDLFSVLCHSEDEDGNTFSDEDVVNHMIFVMMAAHDTSTIALSMLTYFLGRYPQWQERLREESLALGKSTLDYDDIDSLPSLDLAFKETLRINAPVGMLFRKAIADTDILGHYVPKDTLVAIHPWASMLREEWWPNPTHWDPERFAPDRREDKVHRFAWAPFGGGAHKCIGLYFGGMEVKSIMHQMLQRFEWSVPSDYRMELTYGTGPTPADGLPIDIRRRVAS; encoded by the coding sequence GTGCAATCCGCGAAGAAAACCTTTCAGGCCGGCCTCGGCGCGCTGTCCAAGGCGTATCCCAGCAAGCCTCGGGCGCTGGCCGAGCCGCCTGCCGGGTCCGGGCTGAAACCGGTGATGGGTGATCCCGGCATGCCATTGCTGGGCAACACCCTCGAGTCGCTGGCAGACCCACTTGCCAGCGCGATGAAGCGTTACGACAAGTACGGGCCCGTTTCGTGGTCCGGTTCGCTGAACATGAACATCGTGACGCTGGTCGGGCCGGAGGCCATCGAATGTGCCTGGATGAACCGGCAGAAGGCCTTCTCCAGCGAAGAGGGTTGGGAACCGATGATCGGGCCGTTCTTCCGCCGCGGCATCATGCTGATGGATTTCGACGAGCACATGCACCATCGTCGGATCCTGCAGCAGGCATTCACGCGCCCACGACTCAACGGTTACCTCGACATCATGACGCCGCACATCGAGAAGACGCTGGCCAACTGGGAGGTCGGCAAGGGCTTCCCGATGTACTCACGCACCAAGGACCTCACGCTGTCGTTGGCCACGGAGGTGTTCGTCGGGGCATCGCTCACCGAGGGAGAGGCACACCGTCTCGAGAGTGCGTTCGAGGCCGCTGTCCGCGGTGGACAGGCGCTCATCCGGGCCGACGTACGCGACTGGACCTGGGCTCGCGGTCTGCGCGGTCGCGAGGCCCTGCAGCAGTACTTCCGCTCGGAGATCGGCGCTCGGCGGGCCGGCGACGGCGGTGACCTCTTCAGCGTTCTGTGCCACAGCGAGGACGAGGACGGCAACACCTTCAGCGACGAGGACGTCGTCAATCACATGATCTTCGTGATGATGGCCGCGCATGACACCAGCACGATCGCGCTGTCGATGCTCACGTATTTCCTCGGCCGGTATCCGCAGTGGCAGGAGAGGCTCCGAGAGGAGTCCCTCGCCCTCGGAAAGTCGACACTCGACTACGACGACATCGATTCCTTGCCCAGCCTCGACCTTGCCTTCAAGGAGACGCTGCGCATCAATGCCCCGGTGGGCATGCTCTTCCGGAAGGCGATCGCGGACACCGACATCCTCGGTCACTACGTGCCCAAGGACACGCTCGTCGCGATTCACCCGTGGGCGTCGATGCTGCGTGAGGAATGGTGGCCGAATCCCACGCACTGGGACCCGGAGCGGTTCGCACCGGACCGTCGTGAGGACAAGGTGCACCGTTTCGCCTGGGCACCGTTCGGCGGCGGCGCGCACAAATGCATCGGCCTGTACTTCGGCGGCATGGAGGTCAAGTCGATCATGCACCAGATGTTGCAGCGCTTCGAATGGTCGGTTCCCTCCGATTACCGGATGGAGCTCACCTATGGAACCGGCCCGACGCCTGCGGACGGTCTGCCGATCGACATCAGGCGGCGCGTGGCCTCGTAG
- a CDS encoding excinuclease ABC subunit UvrA produces MSTATKAKNRSSEEHLADTHDLIRVHGARENNLKDVSLDIPKRRLTVFTGVSGSGKSSLVFSTIAAESQRMINETYSAFVQGFMPNLGRPDVDVLEGLTTAIIVDQERMGANPRSTVGTATDANAMLRILFSRLGKPYIGSPQAFSFNVASISGAGAVSIEKAGRTVKERRTFSITGGMCPRCEGRGAVSDFDLTALYDDSKSLNEGALTIPGYSMEGWYGRIYRGCGWFDPDKPIKKFTKRELNDLLYKESTKIKVEGINLTYLGLIPQIEKSFLSKDREAMQPHIRAFVDRAITFATCPECDGTRLAETARSSKIKGKNIADLCAMQISDLAAWVRDLDEPSVGPLLTSLRETLDSFVDIGLGYLSLERPAGTLSGGEAQRTKLIRHLGSSLTDVTYVFDEPTIGLHPHDIDRMNDLLRQLRDKGNTVLVVEHKPEAITIADHVVDLGPHAGRDGGEVVFEGTVAELRKSGTLTGRHLDDRATLKDSVRTPTGALEIRGASTHNLQNVDVDIPLGVLVVVTGVAGSGKSSLIDGSVAKRDDVVSIDQAAIKGSRRSNPATYTGLLDPIRKAFAKANGVKPALFSANSEGACPNCKGAGVIYSDLAMVAGVATPCEVCEGKRFSADVLEYTFGGRDISDVLAMSVAQAEEFFGSGDGKVPAAHKILIRLRDVGLGYLTIGQPLTTLSGGERQRLKLAAQMGDKGDVYVLDEPTTGLHLADVEQLLELLDRLVDSGKSVIVIEHHQAVMAHADWIIDLGPGAGHDGGRIVFEGTPNDLVGDRSTLTGSHLADYVGASS; encoded by the coding sequence ATGAGCACGGCCACGAAAGCGAAGAACAGGTCGTCTGAGGAACACCTCGCCGACACCCATGACCTCATCCGGGTGCACGGCGCGCGCGAGAACAATCTGAAGGACGTCAGCCTCGACATCCCCAAGCGCAGGCTCACCGTGTTCACCGGCGTGTCCGGATCGGGGAAGAGCTCACTGGTCTTCAGCACGATCGCCGCCGAGTCGCAGCGGATGATCAACGAGACCTACAGCGCGTTCGTGCAGGGGTTCATGCCGAACCTCGGCCGCCCTGATGTGGACGTCCTCGAGGGACTGACGACGGCGATCATCGTCGACCAGGAGCGGATGGGTGCCAATCCGCGCTCCACGGTCGGTACCGCCACCGATGCCAACGCGATGCTGCGAATCCTCTTCAGCCGGCTCGGCAAGCCGTATATCGGTTCACCGCAGGCATTCTCGTTCAACGTGGCGTCCATCAGTGGTGCGGGAGCAGTGAGCATCGAGAAAGCAGGGCGCACGGTGAAGGAGCGCCGCACCTTCTCGATCACCGGTGGCATGTGCCCGCGATGCGAGGGCCGTGGTGCTGTCTCGGACTTCGACCTGACGGCGCTCTACGACGATTCCAAATCGCTCAACGAGGGCGCCCTCACCATTCCCGGCTACAGCATGGAGGGATGGTACGGCCGCATCTACCGCGGATGCGGGTGGTTCGATCCCGACAAGCCGATCAAGAAGTTCACCAAGCGGGAACTCAACGATCTGCTCTACAAGGAGTCGACGAAGATCAAGGTCGAGGGGATCAATCTGACCTACCTGGGTCTCATCCCGCAGATCGAGAAGTCGTTCCTGTCCAAGGATCGTGAGGCGATGCAGCCACACATCCGTGCCTTCGTCGATCGCGCCATCACGTTCGCGACCTGCCCCGAGTGCGACGGGACACGTCTCGCGGAGACCGCACGGTCGTCGAAGATCAAGGGCAAGAACATCGCCGACCTCTGCGCGATGCAGATCAGCGATCTCGCCGCCTGGGTGCGGGACCTCGATGAGCCGTCGGTGGGCCCGTTGCTCACCAGCCTGCGCGAAACCCTCGACTCGTTCGTGGACATCGGTCTCGGCTACCTGTCCCTCGAGCGTCCGGCCGGCACCCTGTCGGGCGGCGAAGCGCAACGGACAAAGCTGATCCGGCATCTCGGCTCGTCCCTCACCGATGTCACGTACGTGTTCGACGAGCCGACGATCGGCCTGCATCCGCACGACATCGACCGGATGAACGATCTGCTGCGCCAGTTGCGGGACAAAGGCAACACCGTGCTCGTCGTCGAGCACAAACCCGAGGCGATCACCATCGCCGACCACGTCGTCGACCTCGGCCCTCATGCGGGACGTGACGGCGGTGAGGTGGTGTTCGAGGGCACCGTGGCCGAACTCCGCAAGAGCGGCACACTCACCGGCAGGCACCTCGACGACCGGGCCACCCTCAAGGACTCCGTGCGCACCCCGACCGGCGCTCTGGAGATCCGCGGCGCGTCGACCCACAACCTGCAGAATGTGGACGTCGACATCCCGCTCGGCGTCCTCGTGGTGGTCACCGGCGTCGCCGGATCCGGGAAGAGCTCCCTGATCGACGGCTCGGTGGCAAAGCGCGACGACGTCGTCTCGATCGATCAGGCGGCGATCAAGGGATCCCGGCGCAGCAATCCCGCCACCTATACCGGTCTTCTCGACCCGATCCGCAAGGCCTTCGCCAAGGCCAACGGCGTGAAACCTGCTCTCTTCAGCGCCAATTCAGAAGGTGCATGTCCCAACTGCAAAGGGGCAGGCGTCATCTACTCCGATCTCGCGATGGTGGCCGGCGTCGCCACCCCGTGTGAGGTCTGCGAGGGAAAACGCTTCTCCGCGGACGTTCTCGAATACACCTTCGGCGGCCGAGACATCAGTGATGTCCTTGCCATGTCAGTTGCCCAAGCCGAAGAGTTCTTCGGCTCCGGTGACGGGAAAGTGCCTGCCGCGCACAAGATCCTGATCCGGCTCCGAGATGTCGGACTCGGGTACCTCACCATCGGACAGCCACTCACCACCTTGTCCGGCGGCGAGCGTCAGCGCCTGAAACTCGCCGCGCAGATGGGGGACAAGGGCGATGTGTACGTCCTCGACGAGCCCACCACCGGCCTACACCTCGCCGACGTCGAGCAACTGCTGGAACTCCTCGACCGGTTGGTCGACTCGGGGAAGTCGGTCATCGTGATCGAACACCATCAGGCCGTCATGGCCCACGCGGACTGGATCATCGACCTCGGTCCGGGCGCCGGACACGACGGCGGACGCATCGTATTCGAGGGGACGCCGAACGACCTGGTCGGCGACCGATCCACACTGACCGGCAGCCATCTCGCCGACTATGTGGGAGCGTCGTCCTGA
- a CDS encoding VOC family protein, whose product MNITIHYTFLPQTDPEATLSFYRDTLGFELRKDVGYEGMRWLTVGPPDQPGTSIVLHPPAADPGITDEERQTILELIAKGSYGAITLATDDLDVLFERLEASGAEVLQEPTDQPYGVRDCAFRDPSGNLIRINQLS is encoded by the coding sequence ATGAACATCACCATTCACTACACCTTCCTTCCGCAGACCGATCCCGAAGCGACCCTGAGCTTCTACCGCGACACGCTCGGTTTCGAGCTCCGAAAGGATGTCGGTTACGAGGGAATGCGGTGGCTCACCGTCGGCCCTCCGGATCAACCGGGCACGTCGATCGTGCTCCATCCGCCGGCCGCAGATCCCGGTATCACCGACGAGGAGCGCCAGACCATCCTGGAACTGATCGCCAAGGGCAGCTACGGCGCGATCACCCTGGCAACCGACGACCTCGATGTGTTGTTCGAGCGACTCGAGGCCAGCGGTGCGGAGGTCCTCCAGGAGCCGACGGATCAGCCATATGGTGTGCGCGACTGCGCTTTCCGTGATCCGTCGGGCAACTTGATCAGGATCAACCAACTCAGCTGA
- a CDS encoding helix-turn-helix transcriptional regulator, whose product MTSTSSDDQRLRDLARLRRVRDRIDREYAQPLDVESLARGAHMSAGHLSREFRRVYGESPYSYLMTRRIERAMALLRRGDLSVTEICFAVGCSSLGTFSTRFTELVGMSPSAYKRHDGDPIDGIPACLAKQITRPIRNREAQGTDSRLR is encoded by the coding sequence GTGACCAGCACGTCTTCCGACGATCAGCGCCTGCGCGACCTCGCGCGTCTGCGCCGCGTCCGTGATCGAATCGACCGCGAGTACGCACAACCTCTGGATGTGGAGTCGCTCGCGCGCGGCGCGCACATGTCGGCCGGGCACCTCAGCCGGGAGTTCCGTCGGGTGTACGGAGAGTCGCCCTACTCGTATCTCATGACCCGGAGGATCGAGCGGGCGATGGCCCTGCTGCGACGCGGCGATCTCAGCGTCACCGAGATCTGTTTCGCGGTCGGATGTTCATCTCTGGGAACCTTCAGCACACGTTTCACCGAACTCGTGGGGATGTCGCCGAGCGCCTACAAGCGCCACGACGGCGACCCCATCGACGGCATCCCGGCATGCCTGGCGAAACAGATCACCAGACCGATCAGGAATCGAGAAGCGCAGGGCACCGACTCGCGTTTACGGTGA
- a CDS encoding HAD family hydrolase: protein MDGSDTASPIDTGTTVDTVLLDVDGTLVDSTYLHALAWMRAFAAHDLVPSWWRVHRTVGMGGDLLVGEVCGDDVEERLGDTLRTEWADRYRELLPEVRPLPGVRELVDRLTGRGLTVALASSGAAEFTDAALDVLGLSRDAFAAVTSAEDVDNSKPEPDILATALRRAGGRAPVVIGDTVWDIESARRLRAECVAVRTGGFGEAELLDAGAAMVVDSVEVLAQRGWAP from the coding sequence ATGGACGGTTCGGACACTGCTTCACCGATCGACACGGGCACCACCGTCGACACCGTGCTGCTCGATGTCGACGGTACGCTCGTCGATTCCACATATCTGCACGCTCTGGCGTGGATGCGGGCCTTCGCCGCCCACGACCTCGTCCCATCGTGGTGGCGAGTGCACCGGACGGTCGGCATGGGTGGCGATCTCCTGGTGGGCGAGGTGTGTGGCGATGACGTCGAAGAACGGCTCGGCGACACTCTCCGCACGGAATGGGCGGACCGATACCGCGAATTGCTCCCTGAGGTCAGGCCGCTGCCCGGAGTTCGAGAGCTCGTCGACAGGCTGACCGGCCGTGGCCTGACGGTAGCGCTGGCTTCGTCGGGCGCGGCCGAGTTCACCGACGCCGCACTCGACGTCCTCGGTCTGTCCCGAGACGCGTTCGCGGCGGTCACCTCGGCGGAGGACGTCGACAACTCGAAGCCCGAGCCCGACATCCTGGCCACGGCCCTCCGCCGTGCGGGCGGGCGAGCCCCGGTCGTCATCGGGGACACGGTCTGGGACATCGAATCGGCCCGACGGCTGCGCGCCGAGTGCGTCGCGGTTCGCACCGGCGGATTCGGCGAGGCGGAATTGCTCGACGCCGGCGCCGCGATGGTCGTCGACTCCGTGGAGGTCCTTGCCCAACGAGGCTGGGCCCCTTGA
- a CDS encoding LLM class F420-dependent oxidoreductase, translating to MTTTSSAPRFGYTLMTEQAGPKDLVRYAVDAERVGFDFEVSSDHYFPWLSSQGHAPYAWSVLGAVAHATERVDLMTYVTCPTIRYHPAIIAQKAATLQILADGRFTLGLGSGESLNEHVVGAGWPAIGDRQAMLVEAMEIIRALHSGDLVDFRGEYFQVDSARIWDLPDRGVPLGVAVSGERGIDEFRPLADHLIAVEPDAGLVEKWNGHESAGTAAAHSRAIGQIPICWDTDRDAAIARAHDQFRWFGGGWEVNADLPTTAGFAAATKFVTPEDVADSIPCGPDLDVVVDAVRPYWEAGFTDIALVQIGGESQDTFLADAAGPLLEKLRAAAE from the coding sequence GTGACCACTACATCTTCGGCACCACGTTTCGGCTACACCTTGATGACCGAGCAGGCCGGACCCAAGGACCTCGTCCGCTACGCCGTCGATGCCGAGCGCGTCGGGTTCGATTTCGAGGTGTCCAGCGATCACTATTTCCCCTGGTTGTCGTCGCAGGGTCACGCGCCGTACGCGTGGTCGGTACTCGGCGCGGTCGCCCACGCGACCGAACGGGTCGACTTGATGACCTACGTGACCTGCCCGACCATCCGGTACCACCCGGCGATCATCGCGCAGAAGGCCGCAACCCTGCAGATTCTCGCGGACGGACGATTCACCCTGGGTTTGGGGAGCGGCGAGAGCCTCAACGAACACGTGGTGGGTGCGGGGTGGCCGGCCATCGGCGACCGGCAGGCCATGCTGGTGGAGGCCATGGAGATCATCCGGGCTCTGCACAGCGGCGACCTGGTGGACTTCCGTGGTGAGTACTTCCAGGTCGATTCGGCTCGCATCTGGGATCTGCCCGACCGCGGCGTGCCACTCGGTGTCGCGGTGTCGGGAGAACGCGGAATCGACGAATTCCGTCCGTTGGCCGATCACCTCATCGCCGTGGAGCCCGACGCCGGACTAGTCGAGAAATGGAACGGACATGAGTCCGCAGGTACCGCGGCCGCGCACAGTCGGGCCATCGGTCAGATTCCCATTTGCTGGGATACCGATCGCGACGCGGCAATCGCCCGCGCGCACGACCAGTTCCGATGGTTCGGCGGCGGCTGGGAGGTGAATGCCGATCTCCCCACCACCGCGGGTTTCGCGGCCGCGACGAAGTTCGTGACCCCTGAGGACGTGGCCGATTCGATCCCATGCGGACCGGACCTCGACGTCGTCGTCGACGCCGTCCGCCCGTACTGGGAGGCCGGATTCACCGACATCGCACTCGTCCAGATCGGCGGAGAATCGCAAGACACGTTCCTGGCCGATGCTGCTGGACCGTTGCTCGAGAAGCTCCGCGCAGCCGCCGAATAG